The Desulfomicrobium macestii genome has a window encoding:
- the vapC gene encoding type II toxin-antitoxin system VapC family toxin, which yields MIVADTSAWIDYFRGTVAPHTDLLDRELSKSRIIIGDLIMTELLQGFSGEREFQVARQLMESLEYRDFVGKDMAIAAAQNYRILRRKGITVRKTIDVLIATFCIENGVELIHNDRDFDPMEQVLGLRVLR from the coding sequence ATGATTGTCGCGGATACCTCTGCCTGGATCGATTACTTTCGTGGAACCGTGGCTCCGCACACGGATTTGCTGGACCGTGAGCTTTCAAAATCGCGCATTATTATCGGCGACCTGATCATGACCGAACTTCTTCAGGGTTTCAGCGGGGAAAGAGAGTTCCAGGTTGCCAGGCAACTCATGGAGAGTCTGGAATACAGGGATTTTGTCGGCAAAGACATGGCGATTGCAGCGGCTCAGAACTATCGCATCCTGCGCAGAAAAGGGATCACGGTCCGCAAAACCATCGATGTTCTCATCGCGACTTTCTGCATCGAGAACGGCGTTGAACTTATCCACAACGACAGGGACTTTGATCCGATGGAACAAGTGTTAGGATTGAGGGTGCTTCGGTAG
- a CDS encoding type II toxin-antitoxin system VapB family antitoxin has translation MRTNIVIDDQLMGQALELSGLKTKKEAVEEGLRLLIAMKKQESIRQFRGKLAWVGDLDAMRKDS, from the coding sequence ATGCGTACCAACATTGTCATTGATGATCAGTTGATGGGGCAGGCATTGGAACTTTCCGGGCTCAAGACAAAGAAAGAGGCGGTGGAGGAGGGCCTGCGGCTGCTGATCGCCATGAAAAAGCAGGAGTCCATCCGGCAGTTTCGGGGCAAGCTGGCTTGGGTCGGTGATCTTGATGCCATGAGAAAAGACTCATGA
- a CDS encoding AbrB/MazE/SpoVT family DNA-binding domain-containing protein yields MGGRVAKRGSGLDLGISGSIVTDFGILENSLVDTSFRKDEVVIEPMRERYVLGELLAGISLENVHGEVGMDEPVGQEFL; encoded by the coding sequence ATGGGAGGCAGAGTCGCCAAACGGGGTAGCGGGCTGGATCTTGGAATATCCGGTTCCATCGTCACGGACTTTGGTATTTTAGAGAATTCGCTCGTCGACACTTCATTCAGGAAGGACGAGGTCGTTATCGAGCCTATGCGTGAGAGGTACGTGCTCGGTGAACTGCTGGCCGGGATATCTTTGGAGAATGTCCATGGCGAAGTCGGTATGGATGAGCCCGTGGGACAGGAGTTTTTGTAA
- a CDS encoding PEP-CTERM sorting domain-containing protein: MKNLFIAIVFLSMSVYCVNANALSYTSLGFDYNADIQTYGFISGSLFPEGDLNLGGVPFSVPSGTDLNIWHSEIGSTSGSKSLSVDIGLSGVDKVYTIINTYWGESSPGSFAYIEFEGAGGAYYQYLLDGNFNIRDYFGGTYTNSLTSPDAANVWTESGVRLDMQTIDLPDAFLFEDQIAMTLVDNGATGFQRTFLYGLTVGTQNGGGGPSTVPEPATIILLGAGLLGLAGIRRKMTS, from the coding sequence ATGAAAAATTTATTCATTGCGATCGTTTTTCTGTCGATGTCTGTCTATTGCGTGAATGCGAATGCCTTGTCGTATACTTCCTTGGGATTCGATTACAATGCAGATATTCAGACCTATGGGTTTATTTCAGGCAGTCTGTTTCCTGAAGGAGACCTTAATCTGGGCGGAGTTCCGTTTTCCGTTCCATCCGGAACGGATTTGAATATTTGGCATAGTGAAATCGGTTCAACTTCTGGTTCCAAATCCTTGTCCGTGGATATCGGTCTGTCTGGTGTTGACAAGGTATATACCATCATCAACACCTATTGGGGGGAGAGCAGCCCGGGTTCGTTTGCGTATATTGAATTTGAAGGGGCCGGAGGAGCTTACTATCAGTATCTTCTCGATGGAAACTTCAACATCAGGGATTATTTCGGTGGGACGTATACGAATTCGTTGACCTCTCCTGATGCCGCCAATGTGTGGACAGAGAGTGGAGTCAGGCTTGATATGCAGACCATCGACCTGCCGGACGCCTTCCTCTTCGAGGACCAAATCGCCATGACCTTGGTGGATAACGGCGCGACCGGTTTCCAAAGGACATTTCTGTACGGCCTGACTGTGGGCACCCAGAACGGCGGCGGCGGCCCAAGCACGGTCCCCGAACCAGCCACCATCATCCTGCTCGGCGCCGGACTCCTGGGCCTGGCGGGCATCCGGCGGAAAATGACAAGCTGA
- a CDS encoding Cys-Gln thioester bond-forming surface protein has product MYRKMTVLFIGMTLLLFSASAHAAVYFDFTIDEGTPANTGSNWEPYAEFNINFSASFQGVTDTFGYCAKFDETIYLNNKYEFTSKAISTLGEYRAAWLMEEYAFNTGGYNGLSGDDNRDTITALQASIWRLLGTENQWTPITQPESVQTLYDEMISLAASKSLAELTSLGLGLNYQILMPNIQLHDGIEGNFQDLIVRTNAVPIPGAAMLLAPALLGLVGIRRKFAA; this is encoded by the coding sequence ATGTACCGAAAAATGACTGTCCTTTTTATTGGAATGACGCTGCTCTTGTTTTCAGCAAGTGCACATGCCGCAGTGTATTTCGATTTTACAATTGACGAGGGGACACCCGCAAATACTGGATCTAATTGGGAACCGTATGCGGAGTTTAACATAAATTTTAGCGCTAGTTTTCAAGGAGTGACGGACACTTTTGGATATTGTGCAAAATTTGACGAAACTATTTATCTTAACAATAAATACGAATTTACAAGCAAAGCGATTTCAACACTTGGAGAATACAGAGCGGCTTGGCTCATGGAAGAGTACGCTTTTAATACAGGTGGTTATAACGGGTTAAGCGGCGACGATAATCGCGACACGATCACGGCGTTGCAGGCTTCGATATGGAGACTGCTGGGCACAGAAAATCAGTGGACCCCAATCACCCAACCTGAAAGCGTCCAAACTCTTTATGATGAGATGATATCCTTAGCCGCATCCAAATCACTCGCCGAACTAACAAGCCTAGGCCTTGGCCTGAACTATCAGATTCTCATGCCAAATATTCAGTTGCACGATGGGATTGAGGGTAACTTCCAAGACCTGATCGTCCGCACCAATGCCGTTCCCATCCCCGGCGCAGCCATGCTGCTCGCTCCGGCGCTCCTCGGCCTGGTCGGCATCCGCAGAAAATTCGCGGCATAG
- a CDS encoding VPLPA-CTERM sorting domain-containing protein, translating into MKKVALLTIGLLMVCNFAFAAIHPIDTTTGSNFDVGELVISDIYYGKGDIIGDHGTEFTHIYNFSVSTDFSFGFGMNNSPNIQTVPFINTTFDFLDLEDSYNANLYSSNGGDSIIGGKTFAKDFLDAGSYYLKLIGTTSGTDGGSYNVSFAASNPVPVPAAALLLGAGLLGIVGIRRRQIS; encoded by the coding sequence ATGAAAAAGGTTGCTTTGCTGACGATTGGTTTGTTGATGGTTTGTAATTTTGCATTTGCGGCTATTCATCCTATTGATACAACTACTGGTTCGAATTTTGATGTTGGTGAATTAGTAATTTCAGATATTTATTATGGTAAAGGTGATATTATCGGTGATCATGGTACTGAATTTACCCATATATATAATTTTAGTGTAAGTACTGATTTTTCTTTCGGTTTTGGTATGAATAATAGTCCAAATATTCAAACTGTTCCTTTTATAAATACAACTTTTGATTTTTTGGATTTGGAAGATTCTTACAATGCTAATTTATATAGTAGTAATGGTGGTGATTCTATCATTGGAGGGAAAACTTTTGCAAAAGATTTTTTGGATGCAGGCAGTTATTATTTAAAATTAATTGGAACAACTAGTGGAACGGATGGTGGTTCCTATAATGTCAGTTTTGCTGCCTCCAACCCCGTCCCCGTCCCCGCCGCCGCCCTCCTCCTCGGCGCTGGCCTGCTCGGCATCGTGGGTATTCGTCGCAGACAGATTTCCTAG